One stretch of Streptomyces agglomeratus DNA includes these proteins:
- a CDS encoding helix-turn-helix domain-containing protein, with translation MLKNVAVALVDGVNPFELGVICEVFGIDRSDQGLPVYDFAVCAAEPGPIAARSGAFSLSVPYGLERLESADLIAVPADQHCEARTYPEPLLDALRRAVDRGARVLSVCSGAFVLGAAGLLDGRRCTTHWRHSAELARRHPRAKVEPDVLYVDEGSVITSAGTAAGIDACLHLVRQEHGSEVANTIARRMVVPPHRDGGQAQYIERPLTHVRCDTVGGVLGWMERHMDQEMTVEQLAERAHMSPRTFARRFLQETGTTPYRWLLRQRVLLAQELLEATDDTVDAIAGRAGFGNAAALRHQFVRSLGTTPNAYRRTFRGPALAA, from the coding sequence ATGCTGAAAAACGTTGCCGTGGCACTCGTCGACGGAGTCAACCCCTTCGAACTCGGCGTCATCTGCGAGGTGTTCGGGATCGACCGCAGCGATCAGGGACTTCCCGTCTACGACTTCGCCGTCTGCGCCGCAGAGCCCGGCCCGATAGCCGCCCGTTCGGGCGCCTTCTCCCTCTCCGTGCCGTACGGTCTCGAACGGCTGGAGAGCGCCGACCTCATCGCCGTTCCCGCCGACCAGCACTGCGAGGCCCGCACCTATCCCGAGCCGCTGCTCGACGCCCTGCGCCGCGCCGTCGACCGGGGCGCGCGGGTGCTGAGCGTCTGCTCGGGCGCGTTCGTGCTGGGGGCCGCGGGACTGCTGGACGGGCGGCGCTGCACCACCCACTGGCGGCATTCCGCCGAGCTGGCCCGCCGCCACCCGCGAGCGAAGGTCGAGCCCGACGTGCTGTACGTCGACGAGGGCTCGGTCATCACATCGGCCGGGACCGCCGCCGGGATCGACGCCTGCCTGCACCTCGTCCGCCAGGAGCACGGGTCCGAGGTCGCCAACACCATCGCCCGCCGCATGGTCGTCCCGCCGCACCGCGACGGAGGCCAGGCGCAGTACATCGAGCGTCCGCTCACGCACGTGCGCTGCGACACGGTGGGCGGGGTGCTGGGCTGGATGGAGCGGCATATGGACCAGGAGATGACCGTGGAGCAGCTGGCGGAACGGGCGCACATGTCGCCCCGGACGTTCGCGCGCCGCTTCCTCCAGGAGACGGGCACGACGCCGTACCGGTGGCTGCTGCGCCAGCGGGTGCTGCTCGCGCAGGAGTTGCTGGAGGCGACGGACGACACCGTGGACGCGATCGCGGGCCGCGCGGGGTTCGGGAACGCGGCGGCTCTGCGTCATCAGTTCGTACGGTCACTGGGGACGACGCCGAACGCGTACCGCCGTACGTTCCGGGGACCGGCACTGGCCGCCTGA